One window of Phycisphaeraceae bacterium genomic DNA carries:
- a CDS encoding ATP-binding protein: MTKAKAIRSSTNTPTQSHGPEEFLAPPHISGRDETRAVQVDRDLSQIPGRSAVSLHGTVTVDRADAVRVVPTVDPNERVRLEFGHEDFDRYFRGQARMIREDEENNTGPLIILVSSRFVADILRKRYGDVLGRICREYSPVDMPALDPGVSQDMQLARELQFKVDSSRFGPSSPFAHDTSFEDKYAASQRGGATRSVRAQKRPAITGRFTLDRFVTGNSNLVAYQAICNLIDAAVAEPGTVSVGGEVVFIHGPCGVGKTHLLQAAVGRVRELQPDARVAYTTAEEFTNGYLTALRGGSAKLDIFRARYRKLDLLCIDDVHFLAGKKGTQKELLHTLESIDLSGSRLAVASDHHPDELAQFSTPVMSRMRAGAVVGVDLPDESMRIDLIRHLAHRRGISIDMDAARILAASAHAIGSSARELDGLVSQAEVRARISGGAKNELSIGNVTISAEIARLVLATCGTGGSQYSSQVVTGSIEGIDGGRRRRPVRFAEILDAVCTALDVEIRDVHGRGRHPRVVLARAVVTRLARRLTPMSYPEIARGLARTNHSTFITADKRLGQQIEQGLRLGQVQITGEPGLVEMELSTFEDVLADRILRGVGVSTM; encoded by the coding sequence GATCGCGCGGACGCAGTCCGAGTTGTTCCAACTGTCGATCCAAACGAGCGAGTGCGCCTTGAGTTCGGGCATGAGGACTTTGATCGCTACTTCCGTGGTCAGGCGCGCATGATCCGCGAAGATGAAGAGAACAACACCGGGCCGCTGATCATTCTCGTTTCGTCCCGGTTTGTTGCTGACATTCTTCGCAAGCGGTATGGCGACGTTCTTGGGCGCATCTGCCGCGAATATTCTCCGGTTGACATGCCCGCGCTTGATCCCGGCGTTAGTCAGGACATGCAGCTTGCTCGCGAGTTGCAGTTCAAGGTTGACAGCTCACGGTTTGGGCCGTCGTCACCGTTCGCACATGACACGTCATTTGAGGACAAGTATGCAGCGTCACAACGTGGTGGAGCCACCCGGTCAGTACGGGCTCAGAAACGTCCAGCAATTACTGGCCGCTTCACGCTGGACCGGTTTGTCACGGGCAACTCCAATCTGGTTGCATACCAGGCGATATGCAACCTGATCGACGCGGCTGTGGCTGAACCTGGCACCGTGAGTGTCGGCGGAGAGGTTGTGTTTATTCATGGTCCGTGCGGCGTCGGCAAGACGCACCTGCTTCAGGCTGCGGTAGGACGAGTCCGTGAGCTTCAGCCTGATGCAAGGGTTGCGTACACAACCGCTGAGGAGTTTACAAACGGGTATCTCACCGCGCTGCGTGGTGGATCCGCAAAGCTGGATATCTTCCGGGCACGCTATCGAAAGCTCGATCTGCTTTGCATCGATGATGTCCACTTCCTTGCAGGGAAGAAGGGGACGCAGAAGGAGTTGCTGCACACACTCGAATCGATCGATCTGTCGGGCTCGCGTCTTGCGGTTGCTTCAGATCATCATCCTGACGAGCTTGCGCAGTTCTCAACTCCCGTTATGTCTCGCATGCGTGCCGGTGCCGTTGTCGGCGTTGATCTGCCGGATGAATCGATGCGTATCGACCTCATCCGTCATCTTGCGCATCGTCGCGGGATCAGTATCGATATGGATGCAGCGCGTATTCTTGCAGCGAGTGCACATGCGATTGGATCTTCTGCACGCGAACTCGATGGTCTGGTTTCTCAGGCAGAAGTGCGGGCACGTATCAGTGGTGGGGCGAAGAACGAACTCTCTATTGGCAACGTCACCATCAGCGCGGAGATTGCGCGTCTCGTGCTTGCCACGTGTGGCACCGGTGGAAGTCAGTACAGCTCACAGGTTGTGACAGGATCGATCGAGGGTATCGATGGTGGTCGTCGTCGCAGGCCTGTGCGCTTTGCAGAGATCCTTGATGCTGTGTGTACAGCGCTCGATGTCGAGATCCGCGACGTGCATGGTCGCGGACGCCATCCTCGCGTTGTGCTCGCCCGCGCTGTTGTCACTCGTCTCGCCCGTAGACTGACTCCTATGAGCTATCCCGAGATCGCTCGCGGGCTTGCCAGAACGAATCACTCCACGTTTATTACCGCTGACAAGCGTCTCGGCCAGCAGATCGAGCAAGGCTTGCGCCTTGGGCAGGTCCAGATTACCGGTGAGCCGGGCCTCGTCGAGATGGAACTCTCAACCTTCGAGGACGTTCTCGCCGATCGGATTCTCCGGGGTGTCGGGGTAAGCACCATGTGA
- a CDS encoding DegT/DnrJ/EryC1/StrS family aminotransferase gives MSINEIPLSRPDITKREIDLVTRTMMTGRLSIGPMQERFEQQIAEQSGRNFGVAVSSGTAGLHLVLRALEIGPGDEVVTTPFSFVASSNAILYVGATPVFVDVEPNSLNMDPEKVEAAITPRTRAILAVETFGNAAHMDKYAAIAARHEIPLIEDCCEALGSSCRGRPAGSFGRAGVFAFYPNKQITTGEGGVIVTDDERLAEVCRSMRSHGRPCEFDSAHAPTPERSVRDPVSSGPSPSTGSWLTHVRLGFNYRMSEIQAAIGVGQMERFQEILQKRESVAGMYMSRLMGVPELTLPDVMPGTEVSWFVFVVRLQTEYSCDDRDRIITELREHDVGAAPYFPCIHLLPFYREMFGFEPGMFPIAESVSQRTIALPFHSQLTERDVDIVCQTLELMISRQRLARS, from the coding sequence ATGTCAATCAATGAAATTCCGCTCAGCCGACCCGATATCACCAAGCGCGAGATCGATCTGGTCACGCGCACGATGATGACGGGTCGGTTGTCTATTGGTCCAATGCAGGAACGGTTCGAGCAACAGATTGCTGAACAATCGGGGCGGAACTTCGGTGTTGCTGTGTCATCAGGCACCGCTGGGTTGCATCTTGTCCTGCGGGCACTTGAGATTGGCCCTGGCGACGAGGTAGTGACGACGCCGTTTTCCTTTGTCGCATCATCCAATGCCATCCTGTATGTTGGTGCGACACCGGTATTTGTCGATGTTGAGCCGAACTCACTCAACATGGACCCTGAAAAGGTTGAAGCTGCAATCACACCGCGCACCAGAGCGATACTTGCGGTCGAAACATTCGGTAACGCTGCACACATGGACAAGTACGCGGCAATTGCAGCTCGGCACGAGATCCCGCTGATTGAGGACTGTTGTGAAGCGCTCGGAAGTTCATGCAGAGGAAGACCTGCAGGATCGTTCGGCCGTGCCGGTGTCTTTGCCTTCTACCCAAACAAGCAGATTACTACTGGCGAGGGTGGAGTGATTGTGACCGATGACGAACGGCTTGCTGAGGTGTGCCGCTCAATGCGAAGCCATGGCAGGCCATGTGAGTTTGACTCCGCTCATGCTCCAACTCCAGAACGATCGGTTCGAGATCCTGTATCTTCAGGTCCATCACCATCCACGGGATCGTGGCTGACGCATGTCAGGCTCGGATTCAACTACCGCATGAGCGAGATTCAGGCTGCCATTGGAGTTGGGCAGATGGAGCGCTTTCAGGAAATTCTCCAGAAGCGAGAATCAGTTGCTGGGATGTATATGAGTCGGCTCATGGGCGTGCCGGAACTCACACTACCGGATGTCATGCCTGGGACAGAAGTCTCGTGGTTTGTATTTGTGGTGCGTTTGCAGACAGAGTACTCATGCGACGATCGTGATCGGATCATTACAGAACTTCGTGAGCATGATGTTGGTGCCGCTCCGTACTTCCCGTGCATTCATTTGCTTCCGTTTTATCGGGAAATGTTTGGTTTCGAGCCGGGCATGTTTCCAATTGCAGAGTCGGTATCTCAGCGGACAATTGCACTCCCATTCCATAGCCAGTTAACCGAGCGGGACGTTGACATTGTCTGTCAGACACTCGAGTTGATGATCAGCCGGCAGCGTCTTGCCCGTTCTTGA
- a CDS encoding 50S ribosomal protein L28 has product MGYVCEFTGKKTSFGRKRAWRGAAITKGGFGLKASGIARKRFRPNIQKVTALIDGKPTRVRASTKAIKSGLVVKPLKRKYGYTAQQKAS; this is encoded by the coding sequence ATGGGTTACGTGTGCGAGTTTACAGGCAAAAAGACCAGCTTTGGTCGCAAGCGTGCGTGGCGCGGTGCTGCCATCACCAAGGGTGGATTCGGACTCAAGGCTTCCGGCATTGCTCGGAAGCGCTTCCGCCCGAACATCCAGAAGGTTACCGCACTGATTGATGGCAAACCCACACGAGTCCGCGCCTCCACAAAGGCCATCAAGTCCGGCCTCGTGGTCAAGCCGTTGAAGCGCAAGTATGGGTACACCGCGCAGCAGAAAGCATCATAA
- a CDS encoding UvrB/UvrC motif-containing protein yields the protein MQDRTCDRCGRPAVVHETVIKQNEHHELHLCEHCARDEGYEINPTHTVLPILKHVIAAQVQLGPPRDVADNPAGKACTHCGRTFAEFRRSGLLGCANCYTQFASKLTSILAREHEGATHHVGKVPTRIACSISQPTDAGDEAGQNDETDTHGRIQAQLVEQARADRIALLTNQLKSAVRNEQYERAAALRDELTSLGVTMNPGE from the coding sequence ATGCAGGATCGAACATGCGATCGTTGTGGACGTCCTGCTGTGGTGCATGAGACCGTAATTAAGCAGAACGAGCATCACGAGTTGCATCTCTGCGAGCATTGTGCGCGTGACGAGGGGTATGAGATCAACCCCACGCACACGGTGCTCCCGATTCTGAAGCACGTTATTGCAGCTCAGGTGCAGTTGGGGCCTCCCCGCGATGTCGCGGATAATCCCGCTGGAAAAGCATGCACACACTGCGGCAGAACCTTTGCTGAGTTTCGCAGGTCGGGGCTCTTGGGGTGCGCTAACTGCTATACCCAGTTTGCGTCGAAGCTGACATCGATTCTGGCGAGAGAGCACGAGGGAGCGACACATCACGTTGGCAAGGTGCCAACTCGTATTGCGTGTTCAATCTCACAACCGACCGACGCGGGTGATGAAGCTGGTCAGAATGACGAAACGGACACGCACGGCCGCATTCAGGCACAGCTTGTAGAGCAGGCACGCGCCGACCGTATTGCACTTCTGACAAACCAGTTGAAGAGCGCCGTCAGAAATGAGCAGTACGAGCGTGCTGCTGCATTGAGGGACGAACTCACATCGCTTGGTGTCACGATGAATCCCGGCGAGTGA
- a CDS encoding protein arginine kinase, whose product MTGPHEQHNGDNEPGSADAVQVEWLKGEGTDADVVVSSRVRLARNLAGMPFVNVASLDERANVLETCKQRIMSSDPDRSILQRIVWVDLHTVDEIDRQLLVERHLASQQHANGSRTRGKPDLRTPRAVAVGLPDERVSIMVNEEDHLRMQVIRSGLAFDEAFSEVSRIDDLLEQDLEFAFSQRFGYLTACPTNVGTGARFSAMLHLPALTIAGEIDKVKRAVTDMSLALRGFFGEGSEAIGDFYQISNQTTLGMSEQKLMNELAKQILPQVIRYERAARAKLLRGGTIRVADQAHRALGIAKHARLLTTEEAMKLLSRIRMGVVMGLIDNLPMQAVHRLMLQIHPAHLQRMVGKSINQDERQDARASLARARLHDAVAVDPDILQPGSDGPPSNDSGSA is encoded by the coding sequence ATGACAGGTCCCCATGAACAGCACAACGGCGACAATGAGCCAGGCTCTGCGGATGCGGTGCAGGTTGAATGGCTGAAGGGCGAGGGAACCGACGCGGATGTCGTAGTTTCGTCGCGCGTGCGCCTTGCTCGCAATCTTGCAGGGATGCCGTTCGTGAATGTTGCCAGTCTGGATGAGCGTGCGAACGTGCTTGAAACATGCAAGCAGCGCATCATGTCCTCAGATCCTGATCGGTCAATTCTGCAGCGGATTGTGTGGGTGGATCTTCATACGGTGGATGAGATAGATCGTCAGTTGCTTGTCGAGCGGCATCTTGCATCGCAGCAGCACGCGAATGGTTCTCGCACACGTGGCAAGCCGGACCTTCGTACACCCCGCGCTGTTGCAGTGGGGTTGCCGGATGAGCGTGTCTCCATTATGGTCAACGAGGAGGATCATCTGCGGATGCAGGTGATCCGCTCAGGGCTTGCGTTTGATGAGGCGTTCTCTGAGGTTTCCCGCATTGACGATCTTCTTGAACAGGATTTGGAGTTCGCCTTTTCCCAGCGATTCGGCTATCTGACAGCCTGCCCGACCAATGTTGGCACGGGCGCAAGATTCAGTGCGATGCTGCACCTTCCCGCACTCACGATCGCGGGTGAAATAGACAAGGTGAAGCGAGCAGTGACGGACATGTCGCTCGCGCTGCGCGGGTTCTTCGGCGAGGGCTCCGAAGCAATCGGTGATTTCTATCAGATATCCAATCAGACAACCCTCGGTATGAGCGAGCAGAAGTTGATGAATGAACTCGCAAAACAAATTCTGCCGCAGGTGATCAGGTACGAGCGTGCTGCAAGAGCAAAGTTGCTCAGGGGGGGCACAATACGTGTTGCAGATCAGGCGCATCGAGCGCTCGGCATTGCAAAGCACGCACGGCTGCTCACAACAGAAGAAGCAATGAAACTGCTCTCCCGTATTCGCATGGGAGTTGTCATGGGATTGATAGACAATCTGCCCATGCAGGCGGTCCATCGCCTGATGCTCCAGATCCATCCTGCACATCTGCAGCGTATGGTTGGGAAATCGATTAATCAGGATGAGCGTCAGGACGCGCGCGCTTCCCTTGCCCGGGCTCGCCTGCATGATGCAGTCGCCGTGGATCCTGACATACTGCAACCCGGCAGTGATGGGCCGCCATCAAACGACTCAGGGTCAGCGTGA
- a CDS encoding ComF family protein, with the protein MKTQQKTPRHSAEVKRIISCVRVIESTWLGYAAAPLGMRMENAGWHPDEPDAWCPTCGRNVGPHEVVLDQDDEQGLLGRASCSFCRTNPVPWDGCVRLGQYKDELREVIHDMKFTRWHALARRLGRMLGETLADRLNAEGIPTDHALLVPIPTTFSKRMARGIDHTMQLTHGVSAQTGVQICRLLQRDHRPSQVGLSRTKRAINVKGSMKARTSIPSGCRALVVVDDVMTTGATCSEAVRALRAAMRMQDLRFPVLVAVAGVADDI; encoded by the coding sequence GTGAAAACGCAACAGAAAACACCGCGCCATTCGGCGGAAGTCAAGCGGATCATTTCGTGCGTTCGTGTGATCGAGTCGACGTGGCTGGGGTATGCTGCTGCCCCGCTGGGCATGCGCATGGAGAATGCAGGATGGCATCCTGATGAACCGGATGCATGGTGTCCGACATGCGGAAGAAATGTTGGGCCACACGAGGTGGTTCTGGATCAGGATGATGAGCAGGGATTGCTGGGGCGGGCATCGTGCTCATTCTGCCGAACGAATCCGGTACCGTGGGATGGATGTGTGCGGCTTGGCCAGTACAAGGACGAACTTCGCGAAGTGATCCATGACATGAAGTTCACCCGCTGGCATGCGCTCGCTCGAAGACTGGGCCGGATGCTCGGTGAGACACTTGCAGATCGATTGAATGCAGAAGGCATCCCGACAGATCATGCCTTGCTGGTACCGATCCCGACGACATTTTCCAAACGGATGGCCCGTGGAATTGATCACACGATGCAACTGACCCATGGGGTATCAGCGCAGACAGGCGTCCAGATCTGCCGTCTGTTGCAGCGTGATCACAGACCTTCGCAGGTTGGACTGAGTCGAACAAAGCGAGCCATCAACGTGAAGGGATCCATGAAGGCCCGAACTTCGATCCCATCGGGTTGCCGAGCGTTGGTTGTGGTGGATGACGTTATGACGACAGGGGCAACCTGTTCCGAGGCGGTTCGGGCACTCCGGGCGGCAATGAGGATGCAGGATCTGCGATTCCCAGTCCTTGTTGCTGTCGCAGGCGTTGCGGATGACATCTAG
- a CDS encoding methyl-accepting chemotaxis protein encodes MEDRSHFSWFAKGMPLTLAGVVLTAALVGLCAWLWGHGAASREVAKANSAWQAQLATVQRCRETSAVARASLEKPSARAFDRVTETFDLLDGSVLLSTHPRLESYSTIGETEHMRLVRLLGTWRESFSRLESLYKERGLDGDAGAVATLLAAGDALQVDIDGLENALYSRRIHEARMHARGYVADGSQTHIDFISDTIEHMKSDIAAMDLFTVTAERVTKRCDVFADAASQLSRIDASIKAYRAEFESAEEQAFTAATGAGIRSERSEEPLQARATFLGVPDSVSAVLSGLAAVVVAVLCLVHLVRTGERSILAVDTQLDDVIDARDLSREILLRPDNPAYGLSSSINSLLRDMRSVISTARESSSSVGDLSGKALAMGESCRMDAHKRDEELARLEEDVERLMESAGMTTRQAAAIASAASEAHYQSERLNDCMKHSVSTSSACVATVRSSRDAIETLTEHGSELDRMSETVATLADQTKVLALNVAIEAARAGEVGRGFVVIAEEVRSLAERITNAIERVGTVGRTIGNTGKAAQYELDEAAAKLEQLAMHQHASAESHAKSVQLLDHLTTVVLGLDATSRDQQQLCERATDRIEQTLASGRVVSQRLRDQAVGLEYLQEQAEEMMDLLTSVRA; translated from the coding sequence GTGGAAGATCGCTCTCACTTTTCATGGTTTGCGAAGGGAATGCCACTCACCCTTGCTGGGGTGGTCCTGACAGCTGCGCTTGTTGGATTGTGCGCATGGCTGTGGGGGCACGGCGCTGCTTCGCGCGAGGTTGCTAAGGCAAACAGCGCGTGGCAGGCGCAGCTTGCAACCGTGCAACGGTGCCGTGAGACAAGTGCTGTTGCGCGTGCATCGCTGGAGAAACCTTCGGCTCGGGCTTTCGATCGTGTGACTGAGACGTTTGATTTGCTCGATGGCAGTGTGCTTCTCTCAACACATCCGCGACTTGAGTCATACTCAACGATTGGCGAGACAGAACACATGCGCCTTGTGCGTCTGCTCGGTACGTGGCGTGAGAGCTTCTCGCGTCTTGAGTCGCTCTACAAAGAGCGCGGGCTTGATGGCGATGCGGGTGCTGTTGCAACACTGCTGGCAGCGGGAGATGCGCTCCAGGTTGACATTGATGGTCTTGAGAACGCGTTGTACTCACGCAGGATCCACGAAGCGAGGATGCATGCACGTGGGTACGTTGCGGATGGTTCGCAGACGCATATCGACTTTATCAGCGACACAATCGAACACATGAAATCAGATATCGCGGCGATGGACCTGTTTACAGTCACTGCTGAGCGTGTTACAAAGCGATGCGATGTGTTTGCCGATGCAGCATCCCAGTTGTCAAGAATTGATGCATCAATCAAAGCATATCGGGCAGAGTTTGAATCTGCGGAAGAGCAGGCGTTTACAGCGGCAACTGGCGCTGGCATTCGATCGGAACGATCTGAAGAACCGCTGCAGGCGCGTGCAACATTTCTTGGTGTGCCGGACTCGGTCAGTGCTGTTCTGAGCGGGCTTGCTGCGGTTGTGGTTGCGGTGCTCTGCCTTGTCCATCTAGTGCGTACCGGAGAGCGAAGCATCCTGGCGGTGGATACGCAGCTTGATGATGTGATTGATGCGCGCGACCTTTCACGTGAGATCCTGCTTCGTCCCGACAATCCTGCGTACGGACTGAGCTCGTCCATCAACTCGCTATTGCGCGACATGCGATCTGTCATCAGCACCGCTCGTGAATCGTCATCGAGTGTCGGCGACTTGTCTGGCAAGGCGCTTGCGATGGGAGAGTCATGCAGAATGGATGCTCACAAGAGAGACGAAGAACTTGCGAGGCTTGAGGAGGATGTTGAACGCTTGATGGAATCGGCTGGGATGACAACGCGTCAGGCGGCTGCGATTGCATCTGCAGCTTCAGAAGCCCATTATCAGTCGGAGCGTCTGAATGATTGCATGAAACATTCAGTCAGTACATCCTCTGCATGTGTTGCTACTGTCCGATCGTCGCGTGATGCGATCGAGACACTCACCGAGCATGGCTCTGAGCTTGATCGGATGAGCGAGACTGTTGCAACACTTGCAGATCAGACAAAGGTGCTCGCGCTAAATGTTGCGATCGAAGCTGCACGAGCAGGCGAAGTGGGGCGTGGTTTTGTTGTGATTGCCGAAGAAGTTCGGTCCCTAGCAGAACGAATCACCAACGCAATAGAGCGTGTTGGTACTGTGGGGCGGACAATAGGAAACACTGGAAAAGCAGCGCAGTATGAGCTAGATGAAGCTGCTGCGAAACTGGAGCAACTGGCGATGCATCAGCACGCAAGTGCGGAGTCGCATGCCAAATCCGTGCAGTTGCTCGATCATCTCACAACGGTTGTGCTGGGGCTTGATGCGACTTCACGTGATCAGCAACAGTTGTGCGAGCGCGCGACAGATCGGATCGAGCAGACCCTTGCATCCGGACGGGTCGTCTCGCAGCGGCTGCGCGATCAGGCCGTAGGGCTTGAGTATCTTCAGGAGCAGGCCGAGGAGATGATGGATCTGCTGACGAGTGTGCGTGCGTGA
- a CDS encoding tyrosine recombinase: MIDSPDVVANDLPLPHDLSDAKADFLVFCRVECGLSPATIAAYSHDLRLYLEDIAHEQQLRCCSDIEVPHVAAHLQRLSRERNYARASLVRHFATIRVFTRWLTATRRIDRNVAALLDRPARSRPLPGTLSYSEIRKLLASPSPPGDENAMYRKYQTLWLRDRALLELMYACGLRASEVIGIKLMDVSETLMMVRVRGKGNKERVVPIGKPAFEAMKTYEKQCRSKLIQMDVKDTGYVILSRSGKQLTRQDVWKIVAAHARRAGLRHVHPHELRHSFATHLLAGGADLRIVQELLGHANLGTTQIYTHVDRSELHAVHRSFHPREQRSPLQ, encoded by the coding sequence GTGATCGATTCGCCTGATGTCGTCGCTAACGATCTTCCGCTTCCGCATGATCTTTCGGATGCGAAAGCTGATTTTCTGGTATTCTGCCGTGTGGAGTGCGGGTTGTCGCCAGCAACCATCGCAGCATATTCGCATGATCTCAGGTTGTATCTTGAGGACATCGCGCACGAACAGCAACTCAGGTGTTGCTCTGATATCGAAGTACCACATGTGGCTGCGCATCTGCAACGATTGAGTCGCGAGAGAAACTACGCGCGCGCGTCGCTGGTTCGGCACTTTGCGACGATTCGTGTGTTCACGCGCTGGTTAACCGCAACACGCCGTATCGATAGGAATGTTGCGGCACTGCTCGACAGACCGGCGCGATCCAGACCATTGCCCGGAACATTGTCATACTCGGAGATTCGCAAGCTGCTTGCATCACCATCTCCTCCGGGTGACGAGAACGCGATGTACAGGAAGTATCAGACGTTATGGCTGCGCGATCGGGCGCTGCTTGAGTTAATGTACGCATGTGGTTTGCGTGCGTCGGAGGTGATCGGCATCAAGCTGATGGATGTCAGCGAGACGCTGATGATGGTGCGTGTACGAGGCAAGGGAAATAAGGAACGCGTCGTTCCGATCGGCAAGCCAGCATTTGAAGCGATGAAAACCTATGAGAAACAGTGCCGGTCAAAGCTGATTCAGATGGACGTGAAGGACACGGGATATGTTATTTTGTCGCGGTCTGGCAAGCAACTGACGCGTCAGGATGTATGGAAGATTGTCGCTGCCCATGCCAGGCGTGCAGGGCTTCGCCATGTCCATCCGCACGAGCTTCGGCACTCGTTTGCAACGCATCTGCTTGCAGGGGGGGCTGACCTTCGCATCGTGCAGGAACTTCTCGGACATGCGAATCTCGGGACAACACAGATCTACACCCATGTCGACAGGTCCGAGTTGCACGCGGTGCATCGATCGTTCCATCCTCGCGAGCAGCGATCTCCGTTGCAATAA
- a CDS encoding DUF1570 domain-containing protein — protein MHPEFYTPAHASAAAVDQTIVPQTTYAPRQSSGTRERTRELVEVSPIPRTDEELIQRITKMLPGPGERPMRVFRSDSFVVVSECDDVWTRERLWLFDRTYHQFRAFARKLDVPLSAPAEPLVCVLVTDEDRYTAFTRASGDKVASWASGYYATKSNWVVMYDERTSNDVKEALREIDQHEASTQQKINQARRSGRLDEAKARQALQHIDDERKRIKQLAEDNAVKKAIHECVHLLAFNTGLQPKDRTPPVWLSEGLATSFETIQPRSAFGPGLGQKTIAQKRSSVPMGKAVTLTDPNHIPTADVDAFYTMSADLFEQLYRTRRPQMRAYFLDIASLPPGTSSEVALRTLFEKHFGSVDVLARQLGW, from the coding sequence ATGCACCCGGAATTTTACACTCCCGCGCATGCGAGCGCGGCGGCGGTAGACCAGACGATTGTTCCTCAGACGACGTATGCCCCGCGTCAGAGTTCCGGTACGCGAGAGCGAACCCGTGAGTTGGTAGAAGTATCGCCTATACCACGTACCGATGAAGAACTGATACAGCGCATCACAAAGATGCTGCCCGGGCCTGGCGAGCGGCCGATGCGAGTGTTTCGTTCCGATTCATTTGTGGTTGTTTCAGAGTGTGACGATGTCTGGACTCGCGAGCGGCTGTGGTTGTTTGATCGCACGTACCACCAGTTTCGTGCGTTTGCACGGAAGCTTGATGTTCCTCTGAGCGCACCAGCAGAACCGCTCGTCTGCGTGCTTGTGACAGATGAAGACAGATACACAGCGTTCACGCGAGCAAGTGGCGACAAAGTCGCATCGTGGGCTTCCGGGTACTACGCAACAAAGTCCAACTGGGTGGTGATGTACGACGAGCGAACGTCGAATGACGTGAAAGAGGCGCTGCGGGAGATTGATCAGCACGAGGCATCAACGCAGCAGAAGATCAATCAAGCGCGACGATCCGGGAGACTGGATGAAGCAAAGGCTCGCCAGGCACTCCAGCATATTGATGATGAGCGCAAACGCATCAAGCAACTCGCTGAAGACAATGCGGTGAAGAAGGCGATCCATGAGTGTGTTCATCTTCTCGCATTCAACACGGGACTCCAGCCGAAGGATCGCACTCCCCCGGTCTGGCTAAGCGAGGGGCTCGCAACCTCCTTTGAAACCATCCAGCCACGAAGTGCTTTCGGACCCGGACTTGGGCAGAAAACAATCGCGCAGAAGCGATCATCAGTTCCCATGGGCAAAGCTGTCACGCTGACCGACCCCAATCACATACCAACAGCGGATGTCGATGCGTTCTACACGATGAGTGCCGATCTCTTTGAACAACTCTACCGCACGCGCCGTCCGCAGATGCGTGCGTACTTCCTCGATATTGCCTCGCTCCCTCCCGGCACTTCATCTGAGGTGGCATTGAGGACACTCTTTGAAAAGCACTTCGGGTCCGTTGACGTGCTTGCACGCCAGTTGGGCTGGTGA